A stretch of the Kushneria konosiri genome encodes the following:
- a CDS encoding endonuclease/exonuclease/phosphatase family protein, protein MQDDHQSERITSLRLLTFNMQVGIHTHAYHHYVTRSWQHFLPHRGRSTRLDIMCDTFREFDLVGLQEVDGGSFRSSNINHVEYLAAQAGFPYASQQINRDFGRFAKHSNGLLSRLAISHTDNHRLPGPKGRGAMHIRFGEGPEALHLFVLHLALGTRTQHLQLDYISELIAPLKNVIIMGDLNCTHDKLKAHPRFSRALSLEQGHGVPSHPAWQPTRALDHIAVSPSLKMSHLRALPPLFSDHLPLAVDVTLPLPCARSISIAGLGGTTPQSMR, encoded by the coding sequence ATGCAGGACGATCATCAAAGCGAACGCATCACATCTCTCAGGCTGCTCACCTTCAACATGCAGGTTGGCATTCACACGCACGCCTATCATCACTACGTGACTCGTAGCTGGCAGCATTTCCTGCCGCATCGTGGGCGATCGACTCGTCTTGACATCATGTGTGACACCTTCCGCGAGTTCGATCTTGTCGGACTCCAGGAAGTGGATGGTGGCAGCTTCCGTTCAAGCAATATCAATCACGTCGAGTATCTGGCTGCACAGGCCGGCTTTCCCTACGCCTCGCAGCAGATCAACCGCGATTTCGGTCGATTCGCCAAGCACAGCAACGGTCTCCTTAGCCGTCTGGCGATCAGTCACACCGATAATCATCGCCTGCCCGGCCCCAAAGGGCGCGGCGCCATGCACATCCGGTTCGGGGAAGGTCCGGAGGCACTGCACCTTTTCGTGCTGCATCTGGCACTGGGCACTCGCACCCAGCATCTGCAGCTCGACTACATCAGCGAGCTGATCGCCCCGCTCAAAAACGTCATCATCATGGGCGATCTGAACTGCACCCACGACAAGCTCAAAGCCCATCCGCGCTTTTCCAGAGCGCTCTCACTGGAACAGGGGCACGGCGTTCCCAGCCATCCGGCCTGGCAGCCCACGCGCGCGCTGGACCATATCGCTGTATCGCCGTCACTGAAGATGAGTCATCTACGCGCCCTGCCACCGCTTTTCTCTGATCACCTGCCGCTGGCCGTGGACGTTACCCTGCCGCTGCCGTGCGCGCGTAGCATTTCAATTGCAGGGCTTGGCGGCACGACGCCACAGAGCATGCGCTGA